A single genomic interval of Sebastes umbrosus isolate fSebUmb1 chromosome 11, fSebUmb1.pri, whole genome shotgun sequence harbors:
- the rnf144b gene encoding E3 ubiquitin-protein ligase RNF144B, protein MASRSPTLSRDTGDSAPGTPEAGADPQPGPEAFCKLCLSEQPSAATRELKSCSCVFCTTCLEQYVQLAIMEGGGAPITCPDMACQKTGVLLDSEIAGLAPEDQSELYQRLKFERGVKLDPSKSWCPVLECQAVCSVQLSTEGRPTAVPCPTCHAVFCSGCRGPWQDGHTCPEHQLMMSPSSSHESRARSSSDSDMPIKQCPMCGIYIERNQGCAQMLCKSCKHTFCWYCLQNLDGDIFLRHYDKGPCRNKLGHSRASVMWNRTQVVGILVGVSIIVLVTSPLLLLASPCILCCVCKPCSNKKKKKKKKTKKDLSQPDSSAS, encoded by the exons ATGGCCAGCAGGAGTCCCACCCTGAGCCGGGACACCGGGGATTCGGCACCGGGAACCCCCGAGGCCGGCGCTGACCCCCAGCCGGGGCCCGAGGCCTTCTGCAAGCTGTGCCTCAGCGAGCAGCCGTCTGCAGCCACCAGGGAActgaagagctgcagctgtGTCTTCTGCACAACG TGTTTGGAGCAGTATGTTCAGTTGGCCATCATGGAGGGTGGGGGGGCACCCATCACCTGCCCAGATATGGCCTGCCAAAAGACTGGAGTGCTACTGGACTCTGAG ATAGCCGGCTTGGCCCCAGAAGATCAGTCGGAGCTGTATCAGCGTCTGAAGTTTGAGAGAG GAGTGAAGTTGGACCCCAGTAAATCCTGGTGCCCGGTTCTTGAATGCCAGGCGGTGTGCAGTGTGCAGCTGAGCACCGAGGGCCGGCCCACCGCCGTGCCCTGCCCGACCTGTCACGCCGTCTTCTGCTCCGGGTGCAGAGGGCCCTGGCAGGACGGCCATACCTGTCCTGAGCACCAGCTCATGATGTCGCCCTCATCCTCTCATGAAAGCAG GGCCCGCTCCAGCAGCGACTCTGACATGCCCATCAAACAGTGTCCTATGTGTGGCATCTACATCGAGAGGAACCAGGGCTGTGCACAGATGCTGTGTAAGAGCTGCAAACACACCTTCTGCTGGTACTGTCTGCAGAATCTGGAT GGCGATATCTTCCTGAGGCATTATGATAAGGGGCCGTGCAGAAACAAGCTGGGACACTCCAGGGCCTCGGTTATGTGGAACAGGACGCAG GTGGTGGGTATCCTGGTGGGGGTCAGCATCATCGTGCTGGTGACGTCTCCGCTCCTCCTGCTGGCCTCGCCCTGCATCCTGTGCTGCGTCTGCAAGCCCTGCAGtaacaagaaaaagaagaagaagaagaagacgaagaaagACCTCAGCCAGCCAGACTCCTCCGCGTCATAG
- the LOC119497751 gene encoding xylose isomerase-like has translation MAAQEEFFAGIPKIPYSPSAGPGDVMCFKHYNAEEVLMGRKMEDWLRFSVCYWHSFCGTGADPFGSPTLHRPWNEGTPMDSAKKRLRAAFEFFTKLGVKYYTFHDRDMAPEGSTLEESNRNLDEITDLALQLQSQTGIKVLWVTCNLFAHPRYMNGAATNPDCHVLAYAGAQVKKGLDTAKKLGAENFVFWGGREGFLSVHNTDVAAELKHMANFFKMTVNYKEKIGLKCQFLIEPKPKEPCKHQYDYDAMSVIGFLKHYGLENHFKLNIEPNHTTLAGHSYEHDVVMASAFGMLGSVDSNTGSPDLGWDTDQFPMDIRNTTLVMKTIIEQGGLQPGGLNFDAKVRRESTDLDDLFIAHIGAMDTFARGLRNAVRLIEDGLIAGMVKERYSSFSHGIGQKVEDGSATLEEMEAFIKQNGEPKVTSGQQEKYESIFNHYI, from the exons ATGGCAGCTCAGGAGGAATTCTTTGCGG GCATTCCCAAGATCCCATACTCACCCAGTGCTGGGCCTGGAGATGTCATGTGCTTCAAACACTACAATGCAGAGGAG GTGCTGATGGGGAGGAAGATGGAGGACTGGCTGAGGTTCTCCGTCTGCTACTGGCACTCCTTCTGTGGCACTG GAGCTGATCCTTTCGGGTCTCCGACCCTCCACCGGCCCTGGAATGAAGGAACTCCCATGGACTCAGCCAAGAAGCGACTGCGGGCTGCTTTCGAGTTTTTCACCAAGCTTGGT GTGAAATACTACACATTTCATGACAG GGACATGGCTCCTGAGGGCTCCACCCTGGAGGAGTCCAACAGGAATCTGGATGAAATAACAGACCTGGCTCTCCAGCTGCAGAGCCAGACTGGAATCAAGGTGTTGTGGGTCACCTGCAACCTCTTTGCCCACCCAAG GTACATGAATGGTGCAGCCACCAACCCTGACTGCCATGTTCTGGCCTACGCTGGCGCTCAGGTTAAGAAGGGGCTCGACACTGCCAAGAAGCTGGGTGCAGAAAACTTTG TGTTttggggagggagggaaggtttCCTGTCTGTCCATAATACTGATGTTGCTGCTGAACTGAAGCACATGGCCAACTTCTTCAAAATGACTGTCA ATTACAAAGAGAAGATCGGGTTGAAGTGTCAGTTTCTTATCGAACCCAAGCCGAAGGAGCCCTGCAAACACCAGTATGACTATG ATGCTATGAGTGTCATCGGATTCCTTAAGCATTATGGTCTGGAGAATCACTTTAAGTTGAACATCGAGCCCAACCACACCACCCTGGCAGGACACTCCTACGAACATGATGTTGTCATGGCCTCTGC GTTTGGCATGCTGGGTTCAGTTGACTCAAACACTGGGTCTCCTGACCTGGGGTGGGACACAGACCAGTTCCCCATGGACATCAGGAACACCACCTTGGTCATGAAG ACCATCATTGAACAAGGTGGTCTGCAGCCAGGAGGCCTGAACTTCGATGCTAAGGTGCGCAGGGAGTCCACAGACCTGGACGACCTGTTCATCGCTCACATCGGAGCCATGGACACCTTTGCAAGAGGACTCAGAAATGCTGTTCGCCTTATTGAGGACGGGCTCATCGCCGGTATGGTGAAG GAGAGATACTCAAGCTTCAGTCATGGTATCGGACAGAAAGTGGAGGATGGTTCTGCCACCTTGGAGGAAATGGAG GCCTTCATCAAGCAGAACGGTGAGCCGAAAGTGACATCAGGGCAGCAAGAGAAATATGAATCAATCTTTAATCACTACATATGA
- the sqlea gene encoding squalene monooxygenase: MWTFLGIASFTYLYKKSSSILTLDHRELVMAAALFLTVGLLLSYIRYFHIQKLRVSQVFHLPLSLLSFLPVIKHLIPQTSTQRSDKAENNCKKSRRTRKRVEPESSSTSQSASAGGPSVAPEPDVVIVGAGVLGSAMAAVLAKDGRRVTVVERDLKEPDRIVGELLQPGGFKALKDLGLEGSVEGLDAHQVNGYVIHDIESSTEVEIPYPQGEDSVHCGRAFHHGRFIMGLRRTALAQPNVTFVEGTVTSLQEEEGCVTGVQYRDKETGDIKEIHAALTVVADGCFSKFRKSLVSGKAHTSSHFVGCLMTDCPQFKANHAELVLANPSPVLVYQVSSSQTRVLVDIRGEMPRNLSEYMAEKIHPQLPEHLKEPFMVALQNDRLRSMPASFLPPSPVNKPGVLLLGDAYNMRHPLTGGGMSVALNDVRIWRSLLKNIPDLYDDGAMLQAKKKFHWERKSSHSFVVNVLAQALYELFAATDQSLHELRKACFQYFKLGGECINGPIGLLSVLTPKPMTLIGHFFAVAMYAIYVSFKSESWSTKPRALFKSGAILYRACTVMFPLIYSEFKYLVY, encoded by the exons ATGTGGACTTTCCTGGGAATAGCCAGCTTCACGTACCTTTACAAGAAGTCCAGCTCTATCTTGACTTTGGACCACAGAGAGCTTGTGATGGCCGCAGCCTTATTTCTTACAGTCGGGCTGCTGCTATCATATATCAGATATTTCCACATCCAGAAGCTCAGAGTCTCTCAGGTGTTTCATTTGCCTCTGAGCCTCTTGTCTTTTTTACCTGTTATCAAACATTTAATCCCCCAAACTTCAACACAGAGGAGCGATAAAGCGGAGAACAACTGTAAAAAG AGCCGGAGAACAAGGAAAAGAGTAGAGCCAGAGTCCTCTTCTACCTCACAGAGCGCCTCAGCTGGTGGCCCCTCAGTGGCCCCGGAACCAGATGTGGTGATAGTCGGGGCGGGGGTCCTGGGGTCAGCTATGGCGGCCGTCCTAGCCAAGGACGGGAGGAGGGTGACGGTGGTGGAGAGGGACTTGAAGGAGCCTGACAGGATAGTGGGGGAGCTACTGCAGCCTGGAGGGTTCAAGGCCCTCAAAGACCTGGGACTGGAAG GTTCAGTGGAGGGTCTGGATGCCCATCAGGTGAACGGCTATGTGATCCACGACATAGAGAGCAGCACAGAGGTGGAGATCCCCTACCCTCAGGGGGAGGACAGCGTCCACTGTGGACGCGCTTTCCATCACGGCCGATTCATCATGGGCCTGAGGAGAACCGCCCTGGCACAGCCAAA TGTCACATTCGTAGAAGGCACCGTGACCAGTTTGCAGGAAGAGGAAGGCTGTGTAACCGGAGTCCAGTACAGGGATAAAGAAACTGGAGACATCAAG GAAATCCATGCAGCGCTGACTGTGGTGGCCGACGGCTGCTTCTCCAAATTCAGGAAGAGTCTGGTCTCTGGGAAAGCTCACACCTCCTCTCACTTTGTTGGATGCCTTATGACG GACTGTCCCCAGTTCAAAGCAAACCATGCTGAGCTGGTGCTGGCCAACCCGAGCCCGGTGCTCGTCTACCAGGTCTCCTCCTCACAAACCAGAGTACTGGTGGACATCAGGGGGGAGATGCCTCGCAACCTCTCTGAGTACATGGCTGAGAAGATACACCCTCAGCTGCCAG AGCATTTAAAGGAGCCTTTCATGGTGGCACTACAGAACGATCGACTCCGGTCCATGCCTGCCagcttcctccctccctcccctgtcAACAAGCCAG GCGTGCTTCTCCTGGGCGATGCTTACAACATGAGGCATCCTCTGACGGGAGGAGGGATGAGTGTTGCTCTCAACGATGTTCGCATCTGGAGGAGTCTGCTCAAGAACATCCCGGACCTGTACGACGACGGGGCGATGCTGCAG GCAAAGAAAAAATTCCACTGGGAACGCAAGTCATCACATTCTTTTGTGGTGAATGTGTTGGCCCAGGCCCTGTATGAGCTGTTTGCAGCCACAGACC AGTCTCTTCATGAGCTGAGGAAAGCCTGCTTCCAGTACTTCAAGCTCGGTGGGGAGTGCATTAATGGACCTATTGGACTCCTCTCAGT GTTGACACCCAAACCCATGACCCTCATTGGACACTTCTTTGCCGTGGCGATGTACGCAATCTACGTCAGCTTTAAGTCCGAGTCGTGGAGCACCAAACCTCGAGCTTTATTCAAGAGTGGAGCCATCCTGTACCGAGCCTGCACAGTCATGTTTCCACTCATCTACTCAGAATTCAAGTACCTGGTGTACTGA